GGGAGTTACCACCAACGGTGCATTTCGTGGGCACGCCACCAATCATTCCGGATCAGATCCCTTTGCCGCCGTGGGCGCATGAGCTCGACGGCTCGCGCAAGGTTGTGCTGGTGACTCAGGGTACGGGGGCCAATCACAGCTTCGAGCTCCTGGTCGCGCCAACCCTAGCCGGGCTCGCCAACGAGCCAGATGTGCTGGTGGTTGCGACGGCTGGCGGCCGTCCGACCGAGACTATCCCCGGGCCGATCCCGTCCAATGCACGAGTCGCCAGCTACTTACCGTTCGAATGGCTGCTGCCGCGCGTCGATGTATTCGTCACGAACGGAGGCTATGGCAGCGTCAACCAAGCCTTGAGTTTCGGCATCCCGCTGGTCACGGCGGGCTTGACCGAAGGCAAAGCCGACGTCAACGCGCGCGTGGCGTGGTCCGGCGTCGGCATTGATCTCGCGACCAACGCACCAAGCCCGGACGCGCTACGCAACGCAGTGCGGAGCGTGGTCGATCGTCCGGATTACAGCAAGCGCGCTTCGCAAATGGCAAGCGAGTTCGCGAGCATCAATACGAGATCAGAAATCCTCTGGATCATCAACCAGCTCGTTGCCGATCGGCAAGTATCGCGGCCAGTCGGCGCCAGCGCCAGTCGCGGCCGTCGCGTCAACCGTTGAACTGAGCGCGCCCCCAAAGGGCGTTAGCCTTCAGGCAATTTCGGCCCGTCTGCCAGCTTCGCGAGGCAATTCGTCGCCGGCAAGATGTCCGTCTGAAGCGACGGTCGGCGAGCACCCGAATCGACGGCGGAACGTACGGCAAAAATGGCCGTAGTCACGAAAGCCACAAGCGTGGGCAATCTCGGAGAGAGGCTGGTCAGATTTGATCAGCTTGCGTCGCCTCAGAAGACGCGCCGCCTGGTCCAGGCGAAGGGATTGAATGAACCGGCCACAGGTAGTTCCGCGGGTCGTGAACAGCTTCTGGAGATAGCGCAAGGAAATGCCCGCTTCATTGGCTACATCAAGGTAGCTAATTCCAGGCTCCGAGAATCGCCCCTTGGCGATGCTACAGACACGCATAAACAGCTTGTCGGACGGAGAACGACTTGGCGAAACGTCTGACACTCGGAGTAATGCGCCAAAAAGATCATAAATCGCCAACTCCATGTATGGCTCACCCGCGCAGAACGGCTCATCGACTTCGCCAAGAGTGTCCGAAACGAGGCGGAAAAGGACGCGACTTACGGGTGCCGCACTATGCCAGCACATGCCCCCGCGCGGCTCCATGCCCAGATGGGACTTCAGTGATCGCCGCGGCATATACATGGCAAGCCACCGGCTGCTATTGGTGATGAGGCTTGAGGACTGTGCCATGTCGACGAGTGCAAACTCACCTGCAGCAATCTCCATGACGCAATCGTTCTGGATCACGGTTGATCGACCTGAGATCTGAAACACCGCTTTGTAGTAATCCCTCCCATCGACGCGTGTCTGCCGGTGCGTTCGCTCGGCCCTGCTAACACGGCGGCTTGCAAATGCCACATCAACCGCGGAAACTCCCCACATATCCGAGCGACGCACAGAGCCTTCAAAAACATCGGATTCGAACGAGCTGTAACCGAGCGACTGGAGGCCGGTGACCCAAGCCTCGTAGTTCGAGGTCGACTCAATGAGAAATTTGCGACTGGCAATCATGCTACCTCCGGTCTTCGAGCCAACGAGCATGCGATGAAGGTCGAGCGGCTTCGAATATCGCAACATCCCCGGCTTATCGCCTAACGAAAGCGTGATGTTCGACCGTCTTCAACTTCTGAACATCTGTTGACACCGTACCCGCCCGCACCACGTGCGCGCGGCATATTACGACCATCGCGATATCATCGCTGGATCATTCACGGCCTGGGCCGCCAAAAGGTCGCCCGGATCAGGGTAGATAGTTTGCGACCTGAGAGGCACCTGGACATTCCCAGATTCGACCTAAACTCTGCTAGAATGGATCGACTGTGGGAACGAAGACGTAGCCGACGCCACGTTCGGTTCTGATGATTTGAGGCGAACCCGGGTCCTGCTCCAATTTGCGCCGTAGACGCATCACCTGGACATCGATGCTTCGATCGAAAACGTCTTCAAGGACGCGGGTCGCCTGCAACAGACGTTCGCGCGAGAGCGGCCGCTGCGGTGTCTCGAGGAAGGCGAGGAGCAGAGCGTACTCGCCTTTGGTCAGCGGCACGGTATTGCCCTTGGGACCAGCAAGGTGCCGCGCGCGTCTATGAAGCTGCCATCCACCGAATCTGAATCCTCCCCGTTCGGGGTCGCGCGCGCGAGCCATTTTTCCCATTTTCCTGCGCCTGAGCACGGCGCGCACGCGGGCGAGAAGCTCCCTCATGCTGAATGGCTTGGCCAGGTGGTCATCGGCTCCCATTTCCAGCGCGATTACGCGATCACTCTCGTCGCATTGATGATCGGCCGTCACGATAATCGGCAGGTCGGAGCGGGATCGTATCTCTCGCAAAGGCCGGAGGCGATCATCGCCTCCCAACGGCAGATCAAGGACGATCAGGCTTAGATTGCTTGCCTCGAAATCCTGGCGGCTCGTGCGCCAGTCTGGGACGGCACGGACCGGCATGTTGTGCGCCTCGAAGAAGCTGGCCAGTGACCGCCGAATATTGGGATCGCCCTCAATGAGGAGAAGATGACTGGTGGGGACGAGCATTTCCGCCGTGTCTGTTCTGATGAGTGCAGTTCCTTCGCGGACGCTCATGCTTGCTCTCTTACTTGTGGGCTGCGGGCTAACGGGCCAATTCGTGTACGAGCCATATAGATGTTGGCCCGAGCAGCCGACAGCTCTGCTGCGTTTAGAAGTGCGCTCCAGAGCACTCACTAGGACGCGCAGCGACAAGGGCATTCCACGCGCACCTTCTGGAATCCCGGTTGGTTTGCACATGACAGACTCATGACATTTTCATGTCAAAGATCGGGGCCCGTGTCACGTCATCAACCGAACTAGGGTCT
This genomic stretch from Bradyrhizobium sp. CCGB12 harbors:
- a CDS encoding winged helix-turn-helix domain-containing protein codes for the protein MLVPTSHLLLIEGDPNIRRSLASFFEAHNMPVRAVPDWRTSRQDFEASNLSLIVLDLPLGGDDRLRPLREIRSRSDLPIIVTADHQCDESDRVIALEMGADDHLAKPFSMRELLARVRAVLRRRKMGKMARARDPERGGFRFGGWQLHRRARHLAGPKGNTVPLTKGEYALLLAFLETPQRPLSRERLLQATRVLEDVFDRSIDVQVMRLRRKLEQDPGSPQIIRTERGVGYVFVPTVDPF
- a CDS encoding helix-turn-helix domain-containing protein; translated protein: MIASRKFLIESTSNYEAWVTGLQSLGYSSFESDVFEGSVRRSDMWGVSAVDVAFASRRVSRAERTHRQTRVDGRDYYKAVFQISGRSTVIQNDCVMEIAAGEFALVDMAQSSSLITNSSRWLAMYMPRRSLKSHLGMEPRGGMCWHSAAPVSRVLFRLVSDTLGEVDEPFCAGEPYMELAIYDLFGALLRVSDVSPSRSPSDKLFMRVCSIAKGRFSEPGISYLDVANEAGISLRYLQKLFTTRGTTCGRFIQSLRLDQAARLLRRRKLIKSDQPLSEIAHACGFRDYGHFCRTFRRRFGCSPTVASDGHLAGDELPREAGRRAEIA